Proteins encoded by one window of Halomonas sp. SH5A2:
- a CDS encoding 3'-5' exonuclease, producing the protein MTFIRPRRKITQADWAKYMQKRAPLAQDTAIQRFFEAPPPSLDTPIAEVPMVALDMETTGLDERRHAIVSIGLVPFTLGRIKLAERRYWVVKPPRPLDEASITFHHITHSEIANAPDLDEIIDPLLEALAGRIVVVHFRHIERPFLDAAIKARRGEGVMFPMIDTMSLEARLHRQKLWARFRRWLGRPPVSIRLDASRRRYGLPSYQGHHALIDAMATAELLQAQIATHYEPSTPLSALWT; encoded by the coding sequence ATGACGTTTATACGCCCGCGCCGGAAAATCACCCAGGCAGACTGGGCGAAATACATGCAAAAACGCGCGCCGTTGGCACAGGATACGGCCATTCAGCGTTTTTTTGAGGCGCCACCCCCGAGTCTCGATACGCCCATTGCCGAGGTGCCGATGGTCGCGTTGGACATGGAAACCACAGGGCTTGATGAGCGTCGCCATGCCATTGTGAGCATCGGCTTGGTGCCGTTTACATTAGGGCGCATCAAGCTCGCCGAGCGGCGTTATTGGGTAGTCAAGCCGCCGCGTCCGCTCGACGAGGCCTCAATTACCTTCCACCATATTACCCACTCCGAGATTGCCAACGCCCCGGACCTGGACGAGATTATCGATCCCTTGCTGGAAGCCTTGGCTGGGCGGATCGTGGTGGTGCACTTTCGCCACATTGAACGCCCGTTTTTGGATGCGGCGATCAAGGCGCGGCGCGGTGAGGGGGTCATGTTTCCGATGATTGATACGATGTCGCTTGAAGCGCGGCTTCACCGCCAAAAGCTATGGGCGCGTTTTCGTCGCTGGTTGGGGCGCCCGCCGGTCTCTATTCGCCTTGATGCCAGCCGCCGTCGCTATGGGTTGCCGAGTTATCAAGGTCATCATGCGTTGATCGATGCCATGGCGACGGCGGAGCTGTTGCAGGCACAGATTGCAACGCACTATGAGCCGAGCACGCCCTTAAGCGCGCTTTGGACTTGA
- a CDS encoding sensor histidine kinase, which translates to MRLRNLIILTVIVPLFVVLVVFSLVAIKSMEDNVRSKLQNEVDMITHALSTTLGYAVARESDASLEEALEAAFSFHRIYGAYVFDTNGREVYGLGLGRELFSREDIQQVIEDDELYGDYRQFEGWTYYSALKPLRTPDGEISGVLQVNRLNTGIENYTGFLSIVAGLVFVFGAGGIVLSIWWGFRQHIERPLNRLLMVMQRVEEGDRGQRANIEGPAEYRRLASGLNGMLDAMAEKDHDIEDRQQREIELEKRLRKSKKLAELGVLAAGVAHEIGAPLTVINGQAQRLARRDVIGDDERARLSRIRGEVERIVEIVRQLMELGRQHNVEKDQQPLDELMHNASALVEDELEPRGVHLETHLPRPTPTLLANGQQIIQVITNLLRNAAQAEGVRHIRVRAEQQQHELHLWVEDDGPGIPTSHHQQVFDPFFTTKPVGQGSGLGLSMVHRIINDHGGTIGVFNSPLGGAGFEITLPLYDTTPA; encoded by the coding sequence ATGCGTTTACGAAATTTGATTATCCTGACGGTCATCGTCCCGCTATTCGTTGTTTTGGTGGTATTTAGCCTGGTGGCGATCAAGTCCATGGAAGATAACGTTCGCTCGAAGCTGCAGAATGAAGTCGACATGATCACCCATGCGCTAAGTACAACCCTTGGCTATGCCGTTGCCCGGGAAAGTGACGCCTCGCTTGAGGAAGCGCTGGAGGCCGCTTTCTCTTTTCATCGCATCTACGGGGCCTATGTGTTCGATACCAATGGACGGGAAGTCTACGGCCTGGGGCTCGGCCGTGAGCTATTTAGCCGCGAGGATATCCAGCAAGTTATTGAGGACGACGAACTTTACGGTGATTACCGACAGTTTGAAGGCTGGACCTACTACTCCGCCCTCAAGCCCCTGCGCACACCGGATGGCGAGATAAGTGGCGTACTGCAGGTCAACCGTTTAAATACCGGCATCGAAAACTATACCGGGTTCCTCAGCATCGTGGCCGGGCTGGTGTTTGTGTTTGGTGCCGGAGGCATTGTGCTGAGTATCTGGTGGGGATTTCGTCAACATATCGAGCGGCCCTTGAATCGCTTGCTCATGGTCATGCAGCGCGTCGAGGAAGGGGATCGTGGTCAGCGCGCCAATATTGAAGGGCCAGCGGAGTATCGGCGGCTGGCGTCAGGGCTTAACGGCATGCTGGATGCCATGGCCGAGAAAGATCACGATATCGAAGATCGCCAGCAGCGCGAAATCGAGCTTGAAAAACGGCTGCGTAAATCCAAGAAGCTTGCCGAGCTGGGCGTCCTCGCGGCAGGGGTAGCCCATGAAATTGGCGCACCGTTGACCGTGATTAACGGCCAGGCCCAGCGATTGGCTCGGCGTGATGTCATCGGCGACGACGAGCGCGCCCGATTGAGCCGTATTCGCGGCGAAGTGGAGCGGATTGTCGAGATTGTCCGTCAGTTGATGGAACTGGGCCGCCAGCATAACGTTGAAAAAGATCAACAGCCTCTCGACGAGCTGATGCACAACGCAAGCGCTCTGGTGGAAGATGAACTGGAGCCGCGCGGGGTACACCTGGAAACCCACCTGCCCCGACCAACACCGACACTGCTTGCCAACGGGCAGCAAATTATCCAGGTAATTACCAACCTGTTGCGCAATGCAGCCCAGGCTGAGGGCGTTCGCCATATTCGCGTCCGTGCCGAACAGCAGCAACACGAACTTCATTTATGGGTTGAGGATGACGGTCCTGGCATCCCTACCTCACACCATCAGCAGGTATTTGATCCTTTCTTTACCACTAAACCCGTTGGCCAGGGCAGCGGGTTAGGACTTTCGATGGTTCACCGAATTATCAACGATCATGGCGGCACGATCGGCGTTTTCAACAGCCCCTTAGGCGGCGCCGGTTTTGAAATCACGCTGCCTCTTTACGACACCACACCTGCATGA
- a CDS encoding DUF294 nucleotidyltransferase-like domain-containing protein, with protein MDVELLEIRQHMGQHPPFDRLSDSLLDKIASRVEVSYFKTGSDILALNETMTDLCYIRSGAVEVYRRQGDLYNRLGEGDIFGHFSLLRNQKVRFPAKAIEDTLLYFIPKAVFQQLCEEDEDFADFVEVERPRLETAAEQQKKSNDMMVTRIRKLVARYPVMVEASTTVQQAAQQVSQAQASAVLVLKEDSTHPRYSFQDSEGKTWQVCGILTDSDFRTRVVAEGLSPQTSVGEVVSSRLITVQSDVSIYEAMLTMLRNNVHHLPVLYRQRPMGVVHLSDIIRYETHSGLYLVSNIFHQSNIEGLARLAPDVSASFVRMVQEGANSHMVGSALSTIGRSFSRRLLELAEEKLGPPPVAYCFMVNGSMARNEQSIVTDQDNALILSDDFIPEEHDAYFKALADFVSEGLDACGYTYCKGDVMATNSQWRQPLHVWKSYFTDWINNPTPERLLHSSIFFDLDSLYGEDLFVEALQDLIAEKAPQSPLFLAAMARNALNRTPPLGFFRTFVMEKDGKHNNSINLKRRGTAPMVDLIRVHALACGSKAQNTFQRLDDIANTQLLATGMSDKLSYAFEFMCMSRIRHQVIDLQEERVPDNNIEPENVADSERHTLKDAFQVLSNAQKFLKFRYPVPANRTGR; from the coding sequence ATGGATGTCGAGCTATTAGAAATTCGCCAGCATATGGGGCAGCATCCCCCTTTCGATAGGCTTTCGGACAGCTTACTGGATAAAATCGCCAGCCGCGTCGAGGTCAGTTACTTCAAGACCGGCAGCGATATTCTGGCACTAAACGAAACGATGACCGACCTGTGCTATATCCGCAGCGGTGCGGTCGAAGTGTATCGTCGGCAGGGAGACCTCTATAACCGGCTAGGGGAAGGCGATATCTTTGGCCACTTCAGTTTGTTGCGTAACCAAAAAGTGCGTTTCCCTGCCAAAGCTATCGAAGACACGCTGCTTTACTTTATTCCCAAAGCTGTCTTTCAGCAGTTGTGTGAAGAAGACGAGGACTTCGCTGATTTCGTTGAAGTGGAACGTCCGCGACTGGAAACCGCCGCAGAGCAGCAAAAGAAATCCAACGACATGATGGTCACGCGGATTCGCAAGCTGGTGGCGCGTTACCCGGTCATGGTAGAAGCATCGACCACGGTGCAGCAAGCGGCTCAGCAGGTCAGCCAGGCTCAAGCCTCAGCGGTTCTGGTACTCAAAGAAGACAGTACCCATCCGCGTTATAGCTTTCAGGACAGCGAAGGTAAAACGTGGCAGGTATGTGGCATCTTGACCGATAGTGATTTTCGCACTCGGGTCGTTGCCGAAGGGCTCTCGCCTCAAACGTCGGTGGGGGAGGTTGTATCCTCACGGCTTATCACGGTTCAGTCGGACGTTTCGATCTACGAAGCAATGCTTACCATGCTGCGTAACAACGTTCACCACCTACCGGTGCTTTATCGTCAACGGCCAATGGGGGTGGTACACCTCTCTGATATCATTCGCTATGAAACCCACAGCGGACTTTACCTGGTGAGCAATATTTTCCACCAGTCGAACATTGAGGGATTGGCGCGTCTGGCGCCGGACGTGAGTGCCTCCTTTGTCAGGATGGTACAAGAAGGGGCCAATTCCCACATGGTGGGCAGTGCACTCTCGACCATTGGGCGCAGTTTTTCGCGTCGTCTGTTGGAGCTTGCCGAGGAGAAGCTGGGGCCACCGCCGGTGGCCTACTGTTTCATGGTCAACGGGTCGATGGCGCGCAATGAGCAAAGCATTGTCACCGACCAGGATAATGCGCTGATTCTGTCGGACGACTTTATTCCTGAAGAGCACGATGCCTATTTCAAGGCGCTGGCGGATTTTGTGAGTGAGGGCCTGGATGCCTGTGGTTATACCTACTGCAAGGGCGATGTGATGGCGACCAATTCACAGTGGCGTCAGCCGTTGCACGTCTGGAAAAGCTACTTTACTGACTGGATCAATAACCCGACCCCGGAAAGGCTACTGCACAGCTCGATCTTTTTCGATCTTGATAGCCTCTACGGAGAAGACCTTTTTGTGGAAGCGCTCCAGGATCTGATTGCTGAAAAAGCGCCCCAGTCACCGCTCTTCTTAGCCGCCATGGCGCGCAACGCCCTGAATCGAACACCACCGCTGGGGTTTTTCCGCACTTTTGTGATGGAAAAAGACGGCAAGCACAATAACTCCATCAACTTGAAGCGCCGCGGTACAGCGCCCATGGTTGACCTGATCCGTGTGCATGCCTTGGCCTGCGGCTCAAAAGCCCAGAACACTTTCCAGCGGCTGGATGACATTGCCAATACCCAGCTCCTGGCTACCGGTATGAGCGACAAATTGAGCTATGCCTTTGAGTTTATGTGTATGTCGCGTATCCGCCATCAGGTGATCGACCTGCAGGAGGAACGCGTGCCCGACAACAATATCGAGCCAGAAAACGTCGCCGATAGTGAACGACACACGCTCAAGGATGCCTTTCAGGTGCTAAGCAACGCCCAAAAATTCCTGAAGTTCCGCTATCCCGTTCCCGCCAACCGGACGGGACGCTAA
- a CDS encoding ABC transporter permease: MDIPSIPLGYWIESSLTWLTSEYSLITRAISRVTQTGIGGLNDGLMWLPPWALLVIIALLCWKAATPRLAIGAAAGMALIWNLGLWDPMIETLTLVVIATLVAVVMAIPVGIAAALSQRLYRVIMPILDFMQTMPAFVYLIPAIPFFGIGSVSAIFATVIFSMPPAIRFTTLGIRQVPVELIEAADAYGATRGQKLVKVQLPLSLPTVMAGINQTIMLALSMVVIAAMIGADGLGSEVWRAIQRLRPGDGFEAGIAVVILAMVLDRLTQSFSKSRR; encoded by the coding sequence ATGGATATTCCAAGCATTCCGTTAGGTTACTGGATTGAAAGCAGCCTGACCTGGCTGACCAGTGAATACTCGCTGATAACACGCGCTATTTCTCGCGTAACGCAAACCGGCATCGGCGGCCTCAATGATGGCCTCATGTGGCTCCCGCCATGGGCATTACTGGTCATTATCGCGCTGCTGTGCTGGAAAGCAGCAACGCCTCGCCTTGCCATCGGCGCGGCCGCTGGGATGGCCTTGATATGGAACCTGGGGCTCTGGGATCCCATGATCGAAACCCTGACGCTGGTGGTGATTGCCACTCTAGTGGCCGTGGTTATGGCAATTCCGGTGGGTATAGCCGCCGCACTATCCCAGCGCCTGTACCGCGTTATCATGCCGATACTCGACTTCATGCAGACCATGCCGGCATTTGTGTACTTGATTCCGGCTATTCCGTTTTTCGGGATCGGTTCGGTCTCGGCCATCTTTGCTACCGTGATTTTCTCGATGCCGCCGGCGATTCGCTTTACTACCCTCGGTATTCGCCAGGTACCTGTGGAGCTGATTGAAGCCGCCGACGCCTACGGGGCAACTCGTGGTCAGAAGCTTGTCAAAGTGCAGCTACCGTTGTCACTTCCGACCGTCATGGCCGGTATTAACCAAACGATCATGCTGGCGCTCTCCATGGTGGTCATTGCCGCCATGATCGGTGCGGATGGCCTGGGCAGCGAAGTATGGCGTGCCATCCAACGCTTACGTCCGGGTGATGGCTTTGAAGCCGGTATTGCGGTTGTTATTCTCGCCATGGTGCTTGACCGCTTGACCCAATCGTTCAGTAAGTCGCGCCGTTAA
- a CDS encoding glycine betaine ABC transporter substrate-binding protein yields MKTRMLNSRIRLASLALVSGAGLAAGGMVQAQDKGTINLAYVEWSSEVASTNVVRAVLEQEGYEVDMTSLSAAAMFQALSTGDADAIVAAWLPTTHEHYMERVSDNVEDLGQNLDGTKLGLVVPEYTDVDSIADLNDNADNFNGEIIGIDPGAGLMSLTEEVVDTYDLDLQLRSGSGATMTAALSSAIENEEDIVVTSWTPHWMFARFDVKYLEDPENVYGGAEQIHTVVRNGLEEDMPEAYAILDAFEWTPEQMGEVMLMNQEDDSNPYENAKQWVADNQDVVEEWLNN; encoded by the coding sequence ATGAAAACTCGTATGTTAAATAGCCGTATCCGCCTCGCCTCATTGGCACTCGTCTCAGGCGCTGGCCTTGCCGCTGGTGGCATGGTTCAGGCTCAGGACAAAGGTACAATCAACCTGGCTTATGTCGAGTGGTCGTCTGAAGTCGCGTCAACCAACGTGGTACGCGCAGTACTTGAGCAAGAAGGCTACGAAGTCGACATGACATCGCTTTCAGCGGCTGCCATGTTCCAGGCGCTGTCCACCGGGGATGCCGACGCCATTGTGGCTGCCTGGTTGCCCACGACCCATGAGCACTACATGGAGCGGGTTAGCGACAACGTTGAAGACCTCGGTCAAAACCTGGATGGGACCAAGCTAGGCCTGGTGGTTCCTGAGTACACCGATGTCGACTCCATTGCCGACCTGAACGACAACGCCGACAACTTTAACGGCGAGATTATCGGTATTGATCCTGGTGCGGGCCTGATGTCCCTCACCGAAGAGGTTGTGGATACCTATGATCTTGATCTCCAATTGCGTAGCGGCAGCGGTGCCACCATGACCGCAGCGCTCTCAAGCGCTATTGAAAACGAGGAAGACATCGTCGTAACGAGCTGGACACCGCACTGGATGTTCGCCCGCTTTGACGTGAAATACCTGGAAGACCCTGAGAACGTCTACGGTGGCGCCGAGCAGATCCACACTGTCGTTCGTAATGGTCTGGAAGAAGACATGCCGGAAGCCTATGCCATTCTCGATGCATTCGAGTGGACGCCTGAACAGATGGGCGAGGTCATGCTCATGAATCAGGAAGACGACAGCAACCCCTATGAAAACGCCAAGCAGTGGGTCGCAGATAACCAAGACGTAGTAGAGGAATGGCTTAACAACTAA
- a CDS encoding BCCT family transporter, with amino-acid sequence MDNKPQDQSPDENAPSEGIPAPEGPANLIDTDYVIGQDNITTKTMGVNLDLHGKVFTISSIVILLFVILTLALQDTIEPIYDTVFSFLTSNLGWFFILAANVFVILCVALIFTPLGKIRIGGADAKPDFTYMGWFSMLFAAGMGIGLMFYGVNEPLTHFGTSFDGGSWAPLAGAEGDAAGAATLGMAATIFHWGLHPWAIYSVVALSLALFAFNKGLPLSMRSVFYPILGERVWGWPGHLIDILAVFATLFGLTTSLGIGATQAAAGMSYLFGAPESDVTMILLIIGITIIAIGSILAGVDKGVQLLSKINIALAAALLFFVIAVGPTLLIATGFFENLVSYATHLPALSNPFGREDANFSQGWTAFYWAWWISWSPYVGMFIARVSRGRTVREFLISVMLVPSTVSVLWMTTFGGTAIDQYVNQGIEAVREAGIDLQLFIMLEQLPLSQITSFVAIVLVIVFFVTSSDSGSLVIDSITAGGKVDAPKPQRVFWAIIEGALAIALLLGGGLTALQTMAVSTGFPFTIILLVACYAIIKGLMSEPKAV; translated from the coding sequence GTGGATAACAAACCGCAAGACCAATCGCCAGATGAAAACGCTCCTTCGGAAGGCATTCCAGCTCCGGAGGGGCCAGCCAACCTGATCGATACCGATTACGTTATTGGCCAAGACAACATCACCACCAAAACGATGGGGGTTAATCTTGACCTGCACGGTAAGGTCTTCACCATCTCCTCCATCGTCATACTGCTGTTCGTCATACTCACGCTGGCGTTGCAAGACACCATCGAGCCAATCTATGACACGGTATTTAGCTTTCTGACCAGCAACTTAGGCTGGTTTTTCATCCTGGCGGCCAACGTCTTCGTTATTCTGTGCGTAGCGTTGATTTTCACGCCACTGGGTAAAATCCGCATTGGCGGGGCGGACGCCAAACCTGATTTTACTTACATGGGCTGGTTCTCGATGCTGTTCGCAGCGGGCATGGGCATTGGCCTGATGTTTTATGGCGTGAATGAGCCATTGACCCACTTTGGCACGTCTTTCGATGGCGGTAGCTGGGCTCCCCTTGCTGGCGCTGAAGGAGACGCGGCCGGGGCTGCTACCCTTGGCATGGCCGCGACAATTTTCCACTGGGGGCTGCACCCTTGGGCCATTTACTCGGTCGTGGCGTTGTCGCTGGCGCTGTTTGCCTTTAACAAAGGGCTCCCCCTTTCCATGCGCTCGGTGTTTTACCCTATCCTGGGTGAACGCGTGTGGGGCTGGCCGGGCCACCTAATCGATATCCTGGCAGTCTTCGCCACACTGTTTGGTCTAACGACCTCACTGGGTATTGGGGCCACTCAGGCCGCTGCCGGGATGTCGTATCTTTTCGGCGCGCCAGAATCCGATGTCACCATGATTCTGCTGATTATCGGCATCACGATCATTGCGATCGGGTCGATCTTGGCGGGTGTCGACAAGGGCGTTCAGCTGCTTTCCAAGATCAATATTGCTTTGGCAGCAGCGCTACTATTCTTTGTGATTGCGGTTGGCCCAACGCTGCTGATCGCTACCGGTTTTTTTGAAAACCTTGTAAGCTACGCCACACACTTGCCGGCGCTTTCAAATCCGTTTGGTCGTGAAGATGCCAACTTTAGCCAAGGCTGGACGGCCTTCTACTGGGCATGGTGGATTTCCTGGTCGCCGTACGTCGGTATGTTTATCGCCCGCGTTTCGCGTGGCCGCACCGTACGTGAGTTTCTCATCTCTGTGATGTTGGTGCCGTCTACGGTATCAGTACTATGGATGACTACCTTCGGCGGCACGGCGATCGATCAGTACGTCAACCAAGGTATCGAAGCCGTGCGTGAAGCTGGCATCGACCTCCAACTGTTCATCATGCTGGAGCAACTGCCGCTGTCGCAGATCACTTCGTTCGTGGCCATTGTGCTGGTCATTGTGTTCTTCGTGACATCGTCTGACTCAGGCTCACTGGTAATCGACTCGATTACCGCTGGCGGCAAGGTCGATGCACCGAAACCACAGCGCGTATTCTGGGCAATCATCGAAGGGGCCCTAGCCATCGCACTATTGCTCGGTGGTGGTCTGACGGCGCTGCAAACTATGGCCGTTTCGACCGGCTTCCCGTTCACCATCATCCTGCTGGTGGCCTGCTATGCCATTATCAAAGGATTGATGAGCGAGCCAAAAGCCGTCTAA
- a CDS encoding quaternary amine ABC transporter ATP-binding protein, which yields MDETRNVKIQVRGVSKVFGKNPKSALELRDQGLKGPEILEKTGQTLALSDISFDVYEGELLVIMGLSGSGKSTLIRCLNRLIDTSEGDIVIDDEHIPTLSEKALLECRRRHFSMVFQNFALFPHKTVLQNAQFGLEIRGVPAAERDKTARDSLTQVGLDGWEDAYPNQLSGGMQQRVGLARALSNDASVLLMDEAFSALDPLIRKDMQQELLQLQSRMKKTTVFITHDLDEALNIGDRIVLLKGGEVVQIGTPEDILTKPADDYVRRFIEGVDRSRILTAESAMRPVRATARESDGPRTALHRMRENSVDSIYVTDRDRNLLGLLEAEEASRAIEAGADTITDYLTQDFRKVTTDEPLHNLFAMFSDKSFPIAVIDEQQRLLGVVVKGAVLDELARAGE from the coding sequence ATGGACGAGACACGAAACGTCAAAATTCAGGTGCGGGGCGTAAGCAAGGTCTTTGGAAAAAACCCCAAAAGCGCACTTGAGCTACGCGACCAAGGCTTAAAAGGCCCTGAAATTCTGGAGAAAACAGGCCAAACACTGGCTCTTTCCGACATCTCTTTTGATGTTTATGAAGGCGAGCTACTGGTCATCATGGGGCTTTCGGGGTCGGGTAAATCCACCCTGATCCGCTGCCTTAACCGGCTAATCGACACCAGCGAAGGGGACATCGTCATCGACGATGAGCACATCCCCACGCTAAGCGAAAAAGCGTTGCTCGAGTGCCGTCGTCGGCACTTTTCAATGGTGTTCCAGAATTTTGCCCTCTTCCCCCATAAAACGGTGCTGCAAAACGCTCAGTTTGGTTTAGAAATCCGCGGTGTGCCTGCCGCCGAGCGGGACAAAACCGCTCGTGATTCACTCACCCAGGTGGGTCTGGATGGCTGGGAAGACGCGTATCCCAACCAGCTATCCGGCGGTATGCAGCAGCGGGTCGGCCTTGCCCGGGCACTATCAAACGACGCCAGCGTCCTGCTGATGGACGAAGCCTTCTCGGCGCTGGATCCGTTGATTCGTAAGGATATGCAGCAGGAACTGCTGCAGTTGCAGTCCAGAATGAAAAAAACCACCGTCTTTATTACTCACGATCTGGACGAAGCGCTGAATATCGGCGACCGCATCGTGCTGCTGAAGGGCGGTGAGGTTGTGCAAATCGGCACCCCCGAAGACATCCTGACCAAACCGGCCGACGACTACGTGCGTCGCTTCATCGAAGGCGTTGACCGCTCGCGCATTCTGACGGCCGAAAGCGCCATGCGTCCGGTGCGCGCAACCGCTCGGGAAAGCGATGGCCCACGCACCGCATTGCACCGCATGCGTGAAAACAGTGTCGACTCGATTTACGTCACCGACCGGGATCGTAACCTGCTCGGGCTTCTGGAAGCCGAGGAGGCAAGCCGCGCTATCGAGGCAGGCGCCGATACCATTACCGATTACTTGACCCAGGACTTTCGCAAAGTCACCACTGACGAACCGCTTCATAACCTGTTCGCCATGTTCAGCGACAAGAGCTTCCCAATCGCCGTGATAGACGAACAGCAACGGCTGCTCGGCGTCGTGGTGAAAGGGGCGGTACTTGATGAACTAGCTCGGGCAGGAGAATAA
- a CDS encoding universal stress protein: protein MFNNIMVPVDLAHLETLEPALSVVADMAKQYDAHITYVGVTANTPTSIARTPQEYEQKLDAFAQERHKVHGQPVSIKVYSSTDPVANVDDLLVKAIDETGADLVMMATHLPRHLDIVMPSHGGKVATHTDASVFLLRPSK, encoded by the coding sequence GTGTTTAACAACATTATGGTGCCTGTAGATCTTGCCCACCTAGAAACGCTAGAGCCTGCTCTAAGCGTTGTCGCGGACATGGCCAAACAATATGACGCACACATTACCTATGTCGGCGTTACGGCCAATACGCCTACCAGCATCGCCCGCACACCTCAGGAGTATGAGCAAAAGCTGGACGCTTTCGCTCAGGAGCGTCATAAGGTGCATGGGCAACCCGTCAGCATCAAGGTCTATAGCTCGACCGACCCTGTTGCCAATGTTGACGACTTGTTGGTGAAAGCGATCGATGAGACAGGCGCGGACCTGGTCATGATGGCGACCCATTTGCCACGTCATCTGGATATTGTCATGCCCTCTCATGGCGGCAAGGTAGCCACACACACCGACGCCTCCGTCTTCCTACTTCGCCCGAGCAAATAA
- a CDS encoding sigma-54-dependent transcriptional regulator: protein MTHTEHFLPLLVVEDDSAIRELLEEELQDAGYTTHGVSSAEDAIALLSHTAVSLIITDVRLPGISGIQLLQQLRQDGSELGIIVITAFGTIDQAVEALKLGADDFLTKPLDLDAVRESVFRVLERQRLAVSHADDAGHFHGIVGQSDVMQALFHDASRLAKSEAPILLLGESGTGKELLAQAIHQESGRHDAPFVAVNCASIPADLMESEFFGHVKGAFTGANEARQGLFHSAQGGSLFLDEIGEMPINLQAKLLRALQEKTVRPVGGEREEPVDVRIIAATHRHLEKEIEQANFRSDLFYRLETFSLRIPPLRERGPDIEHLVFNLIDKHAEAQHKQIEQIEPDALHCLLHYAYPGNVRELENAIMRAVTLSEDGTLRHQHLPERLREQLSQDAAQTTATVSGEVLPTPRMPTATTAPWPSLEEVEKRYIRKVLEATGGNKRRTAEVLGIARRTLYRRLEDSEES, encoded by the coding sequence GTGACGCATACGGAACATTTTTTACCTTTGTTGGTAGTGGAAGATGACAGCGCCATACGCGAGCTGCTGGAAGAAGAGTTACAGGATGCCGGTTACACCACCCACGGTGTCTCCAGCGCAGAGGATGCCATTGCCCTGTTAAGCCACACGGCGGTATCCCTGATCATTACCGATGTGCGCCTGCCGGGTATCAGCGGCATCCAACTGCTCCAACAGCTACGTCAGGATGGCAGTGAGCTGGGCATTATTGTGATTACGGCCTTTGGCACTATCGATCAGGCCGTTGAAGCGCTCAAGCTCGGGGCCGACGACTTCCTGACCAAACCACTGGATCTTGACGCCGTGCGTGAATCGGTATTTCGGGTGCTTGAACGCCAGCGTCTGGCGGTTTCGCATGCCGATGATGCTGGCCACTTCCACGGTATTGTGGGCCAAAGCGACGTGATGCAGGCACTTTTTCATGACGCCTCTCGTCTGGCAAAAAGCGAGGCCCCCATTTTACTGCTGGGCGAAAGCGGCACCGGCAAGGAACTGTTGGCCCAGGCGATTCACCAGGAAAGTGGGCGTCACGATGCGCCTTTCGTGGCGGTCAACTGCGCCAGCATTCCCGCTGACCTGATGGAGAGTGAGTTTTTTGGTCACGTCAAAGGGGCCTTCACCGGTGCCAACGAGGCGCGACAAGGCCTCTTTCACAGTGCCCAGGGCGGAAGCCTTTTTCTGGATGAAATCGGCGAAATGCCCATCAACCTTCAGGCAAAACTGCTCCGCGCGCTGCAGGAAAAAACCGTCCGCCCAGTCGGTGGCGAGCGCGAAGAGCCGGTCGATGTCCGGATCATCGCCGCCACCCATCGGCATTTGGAAAAGGAAATCGAGCAGGCCAACTTTCGAAGCGATTTATTCTACCGGTTGGAAACCTTTTCGTTACGTATTCCCCCCTTGCGTGAACGCGGTCCCGATATTGAACACCTGGTATTCAACCTGATCGACAAGCATGCCGAGGCGCAGCATAAACAGATTGAACAAATCGAACCCGATGCGCTTCACTGCCTGCTCCACTACGCTTACCCAGGCAATGTCCGCGAGCTTGAAAACGCCATTATGCGCGCCGTTACGCTGAGTGAGGATGGCACGCTACGCCATCAACACCTGCCCGAGCGATTGCGCGAACAACTCTCGCAGGATGCAGCCCAGACGACCGCGACAGTTAGCGGTGAAGTACTACCCACTCCCAGGATGCCAACAGCCACAACGGCTCCCTGGCCAAGCCTGGAAGAAGTAGAGAAGCGTTACATTCGCAAGGTATTGGAAGCGACAGGCGGCAACAAACGGCGCACCGCAGAAGTATTGGGTATCGCCCGCCGTACCCTTTACCGTCGTCTGGAAGATAGCGAAGAGTCCTGA